In Dysidea avara chromosome 6, odDysAvar1.4, whole genome shotgun sequence, the genomic stretch gtTTCTGGCGTCAATATAGTCTTGTAAGTCCAAGGGGGGGCAAGCCCCcctttccccccccccccccccctcagatccaccTATGCCTGTTGATTACCTTTTTCTTGGTTGATCGTAGCCTTTTGTGTGGCGAATGCAACAGTCgtagctagggtccgcaatccaaaAAATCTACTTTTATATATATCGATCTCCCTACCATTGCGGAATGTTCATTATATCCCACTGCTAGATCCACCcagaaaccggaggcacgattgttgtccgTCTTCACAGAATTATCAATTTTAGTAAGTCACgaaatgcaaaatttattttcaaaatttcgtgctcaacacaaaggaccggatgaaacttgctacttagcagGATCGTatctagagttgttgtagttaaaaagtatgcACAGTTATCagcaaatgatttgctgggtgcccggcacagggttgctttctttgaaaagacaaagaaatacaaattttctatttcaaactgccctaccacccagggcaaaaAAGCGAACCCTTCTTCATAGTGTTTCAATATTCCTAACCATAATCGAAGGCTAACTATAAACTCTAGACCATGCGTGCAGGAATAGCCGGAAAGGCCGAGGGATACTTGAGGAATAGCCTTAAGCCACCCACTACTAGTTTCACTCAGATGAGTGTAACAAAGCTGTAAGACGAggatacttgatgaagcaaaaaGTTAGTCatattcagtggcggatccaggatggagcatttggggcaaatgccccccctcaccttgtggaggagctggccatagctagctatttctgATTACtgtactaaactttgtcaggccaagatcagttttgctataaaactcgtgaaaatatgcacattttagtaGCATTTGGCTGAAATCAAAGCAAATCAGCCAAACTAGTTGTGAAATTCTTACCCaccaccttcgtgcgtactaagcacctctaaaaataattgtgttgctgttgtttaagacttcacaaccatctgcaaaggtcaaaatggcaaaattcaacagtgaaacactgtataaagaggtgattatttgctgcttcaaaaatgcagcaactaacaagaggatCTGGctcctacaacttagcctgtttgtgcccctccccttgccagctcctgaatCTGCCCCTGATATTGATGTTGATCTAAAACAGCCTGCAAGTCATGCTGAGAAGCGACACTAGAAATGGAAGGATCAGAAGCAAGTTCTCAAAGACAATTGCAGCCCGAGTTGCAGCGGCATGTCCGAGGCCATGTCTTCGTCAGGGAAGGTTAACTCATGAAATTCTAGAGACAGAGGTTAGGAAGCCAGCCTTTTGACTCGCCTAACTCAGTTCTCGTTCTCGCGACTGGCACTCCGTCTCGCTCACTGCCAACATTCGCACTCCACGAACACAGTAAAATGGCACCTACACTGAAGTACGACAACGTACAAGCACGAAATAGCTACTCACCGTCGAGATTCCGTACGCTATGAAACCATCAACTTCACCGAAATGAGTTTCACTGTACCGGTATACATCTATCCCGACGGACCTCAGTACAGCAGTGAGGTTGCAATTGCTTGCAATTGATACACTACTGACGCCGACTACGTCGCGCATGTGCAGTAACTGCATATTTGAATTTCACAAAGAGCAAATAGTTTCATTCAGATCGCGTGCTACTATTATTAGGCAACCTCAAAAccagtgtacatgtacagctgTACCGTAAGTTTGTCcactgtgtgtgtctgtgatCAAATCAGCTGCAGGGCTTCACACAGTTGACCATGTCAGTGATGAACTACcctactagtacccttcacaTAACAAGTCGTGAGATTTTATAACTTCTGTCCTTATTTGTGGAATGCTGTACCATACACCATTTTTATTCTCAGACTAcccaaatttcagttttgttgtAATTAGCTTCTAAGTACTATTAGGTCATGTATAAATGAAGCGTATGTAGCTAACAATGTGAGAGTTGAATCTCCCTAATTTGATTTATAGGTTAAACTCTAGGCAATAGCTACTTTTAGCTAGCTGTTTTTTCCTGCCAGACGGAGGTATAAATACAACTGATATACAATCAACAATATTTACAACTAGCTACACTGAACAAAAACACTTACaataaatcaaaaaaaaaaatctaataaTGTAGGAAACAAAGTCTAGCTATAATAAGTGCTTCCCAATTGCTTCCAAAGACACAGAATTCCACCACTGAATGGATTTAgctaaaacaaacaaaaaaaaatcattgagAAAATGTCAACGTGGAACACTTGCGGATTTTCTAGTATCACACATGTTGATGTCCAAACATTATTGGCAAGTGAGATACAGTGGTGCTGATGGTACTGAGCAAACATAGAACACAAGCAATGAAACTGAATAATTTCCTGTAAGGGCAGCCATGCACCCTTACATCCTTTCACCAATGAACATCTTGCATTTGCACTGTTAATGCTGAGGATGCATGGTACCCATGCATGTTGATGTATATATTTGCTATGAGATTCCATCAGAATGCACCAAGTGTATTTAATGCCAATGCCCCCTGCTATTGGGGTGCCCAGGTTTGCTCCTTGTAATTATTGTCGCTTTGAACTAGAGAAGCAACAGAACTGTGAACAATATGTACACCAGCTTTAGACAAGACTttacctagtctcgcgtggccagaccctttccgcgcagccgcttatcgatttgaaattataagcgcggcgcttataatttccggtcgataagcggctgcgcggaaagggtctggccacgcgagactagactTTACCCTCCTTGAGTTTTTAACCTGTGGGCTGTGGCtgtggctgtgatggtatataTATGGGCTGTGCTGATAACGTGTTTATAAAGAAGCTTGTTAGGACAGCCAGCATTACAACTGTTACTGTGTAATGGATATTGCATTACCAAGCTGTTGTAAAGAAAAGGTGAGGATAGATTACATCTGAAAATGGTGCAGCTACGGTAGTACTGCATTTAGGGAtaatggagatttgggtttcctaaccaaaaaattcacccaaaaaccagcttcacaactccatcctggcaccttggcagcattggtttaggtataaccaagcccaaaagtgccatCAATATGGTCCTAAAGGCTTCCgataaattgttacaaattttttttttttttttaattattcaatggaattttctactgcttgcctgcctgcctgcctacaggcaagcgtaacttgataacggctaaggctatgggcttgattttttcactgttcgatgttgcttcgtcccgagatgtgccttttggcatactgcagtatatacaatgcacgcatcatggacttacctttgtcctcctttgtgtcccatttcttttgctgacagccaaaggcggtagcgcgatgcatggcttccctacagtacatttgtaaaaggggaatcgtccgtattttctgtggtgattgTAGATTCGattctaatactgttcttcgCTTGTGATGCtttgtaacgggctgaacataagccactgcactttcgaggcagtaattgatagtttgggGCGTGCGAATCGTCATATTTTCGTGGTGattggattgttgcagaggcacttcttgaagtcttcttctactgtttttcatctgtagtgctgtgtaacgggctgaacatagctgaaaacgaagcgtagtgaccactgcacttttgaagcaGTATGTGATATCTGGGGAGCGCATTCAGATCatacattaattctggtgccatcctttcttttatGCAGTAGaagcatgggttcaccagtcatagtaatgtttcaaaaaagtaaacaaacaagtttaagaaaaaatttggaattttaaattcgactcagggatcaaagaaaaaaagtagggaaacaagggaggttgcctacacctgcagatatactagtgaacatttaatccctaattcggtctataccccaagaccaagattgaattagggattaaatgttcagtAGTGTATcgatctgcaggtgtaggcaacctcccttgtttctctactttttttttctatgatccctaatcaaacttaaaatcccTAATTTCTTCTTAAACttgtgcttacaaaaacagtaCATGTATTTGATTCATAAAGTGTGACATACCGCTATACACAATAGCTGCCCTATACGGGAATACCCATACATATTATGCTATAGCCTGAAGGCATTGGCATTGTTACCACTTTATGATCAGTTGCTTATTAAATCCATGTAGTGCCACACAAGAATTAATAAAGTGCATAAATTGCATGAACATACCTAGGGCTTCTAAATGAGTATCCTTACAAAATAAACTCCCCAAAATTAAAATACATAGCTGATGAACTGTGGAGATAAATACTATTTCATCCATTCTACAGGTAGTGAACTCTCTCTCTTTGGTCTAATATACATGTGATTACTGTTTATAGACACTGCATTAATGAAGTGCTAATTAACAGACACTTCATTACAAGCAAGTCAATCTATATAGGTACTGCTTACCGTATAGAGGAAACTTTGGTgagggtaaactttggcgaatagcaagctacattgtaaattgcatttggcggCTTAAACTTTGGCCCTCAACCTATATAGCCAATCTCAGGCACTACAAGGAATTGGCAGcttaaactttggtgaattgtaGCGAATTGCCAAAATCACCAAAGTCTCCCCCcatcaaagtttccctctatatggtacaTGGTTTATTATAGAAGGAAACATATTTGGCAATTTGTTACTTAACTATACCAATAGGCAGACTCAATAGGTAAGGAATTTATAGTATGCTGAAAGTTGGTACATCTGCCAAAATTAAATCCATTTCCATGACTATAAAATGTTTCACATGTATCAAAACATTGATACAGTAGCAATAAACATCTCAGATGACAACTTTCAATAAAAACAACCACAAGTTTTAAGTTATTATACAGAATTGATTCTGGTTGCCCCTACCCCTTTGGTTAATTTAATAACAGCACTTGCAGATTCAAACATTGTTATCCAGACAATTGCTTACACAATTAGCATACAGGACACACTGAAAACTCAAAACACCTATGGtgacatacatgtacattgtcttataaataaaaataatatactGCAAATGTCACCTTCCCCCGTACAATATGTACCAACTTGCAAATGGGTTAACAGTATGCTGCTATtacgtgtgtatatatataccaactCAGAGAAGCACCCTGTAGTCCCATTAATCAATTAAGTGGGCAGGATTTTGTACCATGTGTGTAAGCatatgtgcgtgtgcgtgtgtgcacacacatgcatggcaTCTATAGCCCTGAATCTTTCCATAGTAAACATAAACATTTTACAAGTAGGTTCAACTACTGTATCTGCTACACTCCTATAACCATGTGTTCCCTTCTCAGTGTGTGTTCTACAGTAGTTTTGCAAGCTAAATTTGTCTGTGTACAGTAGAGTAGGTTAtgtccagtgttgggcaagttactttgtaaaagtaactagttacatattacatattacttgcaacagaactatttagttacagttacatattacccaaaaaaataaagtaactataataatattacataatttattatattactttgtgtccacagttttaagctgtcacatgtgaaactaccaccttatcacgtgccaTGATGGCgttgtgcaaatcttggttataagtaagaagctggtgaataagcttcattacttcgttgcgGCTAGGCGTTTCTCAGTGGATTATTaccgagattagtaacttcgttacttgtagtaataatattacgtaatattagactcgttacagtaactatattactttggTAACGCGTTATATTTGTTAGTAAACTAACTTGAGTTATaatacctgtttttatagcgtatttcgttatattacttagttaccacaaaagtaataatattacgtaacgcgttacataagtagcgcattactcccaacactggttatgTCACTATGCAgttacagtcaaacctctctaatctgacgctcaatgggagccataaatttgctggattaaggaggttgttggattatcaattACAGGgtaagtcacctctgtaatccgacaCTGCATAATTATGTCAGATTATGCACAAGTAAAACGGATCATACAATGTTTTAGtcatgaattaattttagaatttcCAAGTGTTACAGCCTTTTTTTTCATTATTGTCAACCAATTAAATGCATTGGttgtttaaaaattattttctgtgattgtttttTATGCTGCTTTTATTCTCTGTCGGATTACAAAGGTCGAAAACAATGAAGCACCAAAAAATTAGAAGCTGAAAAGACATGGATACCTTGAGAAACCAGAACCATACCCAAGAAGAAAATAACAAGTGATACAAAAGATATAACTTTAAGACACACAACCAGATGGAAAACAAGGCGTGAGTTGGAAGCAGATGCAGAGAAAAACGAAAGGACAATTTTCCTAGGTAACCTCCCTACCACGTGTTCAAAGAAGCAGCTCATGAAGTTATTCTGCCAATATGGCAAGATTGAATCAGTAAGATTTCGTTGTGCATGAAGTGGTGCATTGTTAACAAAGAGAATTGCAGCTAAAAGAGGCTTGAGTACCACAGAAACTACAGCTGCTCAAGATGAAGTAGTGGCATACGTTGTATTTGCAAGTGAAGATAGTGTAACTAAATCACTAGAAGCTAATGGAATCCTAATTGATGATCGACATATGAGAGTAGATGCTGCCAGTGGatcaacacaacacaaacacactcATTCCATTTTTGTAGGCAACTTACCATTTACAATTACCAGTGAGCAACTGAGAGAAGTTTTCCAGCAATATGGTGAGATCGATGGTGTGAGAGTTGTGAGGGATCAGAAAACAGGAATTGGTAAAGGATTTGAATTTGTTTCGTTCAAGGAGAAATCAGGAGTTATGTTTGCACTTAAAAATGCTAAGAACATTGAAATAGATAGGAGAACATTATGTATTTTCAAGTCTAGTGAAAATCCTCAGAAGGTTATCAGAAAGAAAAACAAAACtctaaaagaaaaaaagaagcaCAGTTCAGGTACTAAACCACATAATGATAAAAAATCAAGTACAAAAAAAGTTCCATAAGACAATGTATAAAAAAGGGAAAAAGCCATAACTGTTTTGCAGTTCttatttgtgtgcattcagtTCATGTACAAAAACTAATTGAAAATGTAAGAAGACATTTTTATATCTTATAGATATTGATAAGTGATTGTAGGTGTTGATTTTTCTTGTATACAGCGACACAACAGGTTTGCTATGACAAGGAAGCTTGGTCTCTTGGAGTAGTCTGTAATCCAGCAAGCTTGCATCAAATCTCCTACCATTTTAGGACAATCCATTGGAATATCTAGCCTTTTCCCAGCAGACACTTCAGCTATAACAGCCACATTCTTTAGTGATTCATAAGGCTTCACGCTAGGGTTGAACAACTCCCACATGAGAACACCAAAGCTCCACACGTCACTAGCTGATGTAAAGATTTGGTCAGTAATGGATTCCACAGCCATCCATCTAATTGGTAGTGCCAGTGAGCTCTAAATAGGGATAGCAATATACTCATGTCACTGTTAAATTAGCCATATACACTTCAAATAAAAATACAGTAATTTACAAATGGTAAGTATAACCTTAATTAGGGACAACTAAGCACAGTCTTGATGCAATAGATTTGCTAGTGTCCACTGCATCAACTTAGTACCTTTCTAAAGTTGCCATCTATGACTCTAACTTACAACCTAGAATTATCAAAATAAGAATGTGTAGCACACAGTAACTAACTGACTTTGGGACTTGCATAGCAGAACAGTGTAGTGTATGTAACTCACTTTCATCACATACAATTCATCTTCACTGTCTTCATGTTTGGTTGTCTCTCGCAATAATCCAAAGTCACCAACTTTACAGAGTTCATTTTCATCCATGAAAATATTACGTGCTGCCAGGTCCTTGAATTACAATGAAAATTTGTGCATAGTGCAGATTTTATATATACACGAAGCATCCTAACTTCAGCTATCCACACAAAGGCAAGGTGACTGTTCAGTTAGAGTGTTATGTAAATAAATTTGCAAAATCAATTAATCTAACTGTGATTGGCTAGTTTGTATGAAATCATCATTTCTACAATATTTACCGCAAGCTTGTTAAGAGGAAATAAAATACTTGTGTTTTATGTTCACTCTATAGCAAACTTACTCGATGCACGAAGCCCTTCTCAGATAGGTAGTGCATCCCCATGGCAACATCCACCATGTACTTCACCAGACGATGAACAGGACGATCATTATTCTACGTACAGTGTAGTTCATAAAAGCAGATTtacaattatacatacgtacatacataatttaatttaatttgtttaatgcacATAATGTAATTGCAatgaaatttaaatttttttcttaGAGTGGGCCCCTAATCCAACACCCCTTTCTGCAagccacacaaaaacagccaaggttTGAAAAAATGGCACAGCCTTTATAAgcaatattaaaatttattctcgttaacatcattgcaaccatttttggccaccacctttgattacTGAAGACAGACTTGTAAATGTGTGTTTTAATATTgtctaatactctaatagagtgaatttttttataaatgttctagaatttctaGGGTGAGTGCCGGACAAATAACCTGAATAATTAGTGTACAGTACTAGATGAATACAGTCAAATCTCTCTAATCCGATGCtgccataaattttgctggattaaggaAGTTgctggattatcaagtcacctctgtaatccgacatatgtcagattatgcagtaaattacaggtaaaaTAGGTCTgaacatgaattaattttagaatttgcaagtattacaacttttttcattatTGTCAGtgctttggttgcttaaaaaaTATTTTCTATGATTGCTCttaatgctgctattattctctgtcGGATTACAAATgttgaaaacaatgtatttcctAGTATAAAGAATAAAAATTTGTGTCGGATTATGGAGTAtagaggtgtcagattacagaagttgttttctatacaaaagtgttgataaatgacattttggtcagattagagaggattctAGATTACGcaggtgttggattagagaaGTTCGACTGTATGGCTActatataaatatattattatattgataCACAAATGTATCAACAGAAGCTCACTCTATTGGAAGTCAAAATGATATACAAACCTTCAGAAATGTCTTGAGATCACCATTAGATAAATATTCCAATACTAGCCAGGGAGATGGTATTCCTATAAGGAAAGGTTACACAAACAAATTTTCCATGAACAATTGAAAGAACATAATACAAAAGTATATGCTTTTTTTCTTCTCCCAAAAAATATTTGGCACACAAGACAcacacttcacacacacacacacacacacacacacacacacacacacacacacacacacacacacacacacacacacacacacacacacacatacacacacacacacacacacttttcacacacacatgcacacacacttgCCTTCATCCACTGATCCAAACACACGTACAATATTAGGATGTATAAACTGTGCCATCACTATAATCTCCTTCAGGAAGTTCTCCTTCTCTCTTGTTGAACAACTCTCCTGTGGAAATGTtgtcacataattataaacaTACAAAACATATCACTCACTTTGGTTTTTTTTACAGCCACTTTGATAGGAGCTGATCCAGGTGATGGCCTGTATAATGCTGACTGTACCTCTCCATACTGACCTGTGGAATTCAATTGCATCTCAATAAAACACAGTCAAGTACAGTTTCATAGCATTTGCATATCTCCATTATTACATGTACCTACCCTTTCCAATATTTGTAAAATCAGACAATGAATCTTTGCTTATAGTTAATGCTTCTTTGAAAAGTGGATCAATATCCGTAATATTTTCAGCAAGATTATCCAATGGTGTAGCATTTGGTATAAAAGCTGCAGATGAAATGtccatatatatgtataaaccTTTTATGAAATGGCAATTAAATCTGAAATTACAGAAAATTATTCTTACCCTATAATTATAATTAGCACCTATTATTTGTGATTTTTAAAACCTCAGTGATGAATAATACATTATACAGTACCCAGGAATCTACTTTTGAAAACAATACAACAAACAATCCTCCAATTCACTGATACCAACGCTACAACAATTTGCTGAACATAAAATTATCCCCAGAACGTACAGTAAGTATTATATCACCAGACCATAGGCTTTCTCAGTGCCTAGTAGGGAAGTCAACAGACCGGAATGTTGTTTTGAGTAAGGAAGAAATATGATTaaacacacactgcactacatatacaatacacatgcacacttttTGGATGTTTattttactgctctattagtcaAGAGTATTTTAATTCTTAACAGCTTGAAATACATTGATCATCAGAATTTTGACCTTTCCTTAGCTATCTGGCACATTTTTAAGGTAGGTAGAAACAGTGCCAATATATACCTTTCAAACTTCTTCACTGTGTGCTTGACCTCTGGTCTGTTATATCACTATTATATTGTGACAAATATCCTGTCCTTAAAATGCTGTTTTTATTGATTCACTAAAAAATGTATTACTTTATTGGTACTTAATTCTTCTTGTAGGCATGTAAATATTTCCAGTTTTAGGTA encodes the following:
- the LOC136259242 gene encoding LOW QUALITY PROTEIN: RNA-binding protein 34-like (The sequence of the model RefSeq protein was modified relative to this genomic sequence to represent the inferred CDS: substituted 1 base at 1 genomic stop codon), whose translation is MRAGIAGKAEGYLRNSLKPPTTSFTQMSVTKLTIPKKKITSDTKDITLRHTTRWKTRRELEADAEKNERTIFLGNLPTTCSKKQLMKLFCQYGKIESVRFRCAXSGALLTKRIAAKRGLSTTETTAAQDEVVAYVVFASEDSVTKSLEANGILIDDRHMRVDAASGSTQHKHTHSIFVGNLPFTITSEQLREVFQQYGEIDGVRVVRDQKTGIGKGFEFVSFKEKSGVMFALKNAKNIEIDRRTLCIFKSSENPQKVIRKKNKTLKEKKKHSSGTKPHNDKKSSTKKVP